One window of the Chloroflexota bacterium genome contains the following:
- the murI gene encoding glutamate racemase, whose product MVSPDPRPIAVFDSGVGGLTVLSEIQRRLPAETTIYLGDNARTPYGARPADEVQQYTLECAAWLMDQRPKVLVLACNTATAQALPQIRERVAIPVLGVVRPGAVAAAAATRSRHVGVVATAGTVASGAYLAAIGEADPGVTVSQQACPDLVPLVEAGELAGAQVEAAISGYLDALRAQDGQLDTLLLGCTHYPLLRPVFERQLGPAVSVVDSAFTTALALEDLLDALQARSGPRTGVPPAPHRVVTTGDPAAFRMVATRVFGGDLSDIEAIDLPSAEPARAD is encoded by the coding sequence GTGGTCTCGCCCGACCCGCGCCCGATCGCCGTCTTCGACTCGGGCGTCGGCGGCCTGACCGTCCTGTCTGAAATCCAGCGCCGGCTCCCGGCCGAGACCACCATTTATCTCGGCGACAACGCCCGTACCCCGTACGGGGCGCGGCCAGCCGACGAGGTGCAGCAGTACACCCTGGAATGCGCGGCCTGGCTCATGGACCAACGACCCAAGGTGCTGGTCCTGGCCTGCAACACGGCCACAGCCCAGGCCCTGCCGCAGATCCGAGAGCGGGTTGCGATTCCGGTCCTGGGCGTCGTGCGCCCCGGTGCGGTTGCGGCGGCAGCCGCCACCCGAAGCCGGCACGTCGGGGTCGTGGCGACCGCCGGGACGGTGGCGTCAGGCGCCTACCTGGCGGCCATTGGTGAGGCCGATCCGGGCGTCACGGTCAGCCAGCAGGCGTGCCCCGACCTGGTGCCGCTAGTAGAGGCCGGAGAGCTGGCCGGCGCTCAGGTGGAAGCGGCGATCAGCGGCTACCTGGATGCCCTCCGCGCCCAGGACGGGCAGCTCGACACCCTGCTCCTCGGCTGCACCCACTATCCGCTCCTGCGCCCGGTATTCGAACGACAGCTGGGCCCCGCGGTGAGCGTCGTCGACTCGGCGTTCACGACCGCGCTGGCGCTCGAGGACCTGCTCGATGCGCTCCAGGCCCGCAGCGGGCCGCGGACCGGCGTGCCGCCGGCCCCACACCGCGTGGTCACCACCGGGGACCCGGCCGCGTTTCGCATGGTGGCGACCCGCGTCTTCGGCGGCGACCTGTCGGACATCGAAGCCATTGACCTGCCATCCGCGGAGCCGGCCCGCGCCGACTAG
- a CDS encoding replication-associated recombination protein A: protein MPRRTPVVMPDRPLFEDQPDPGAPLAARLRPAHLEQFVGQQHLVGPEGALLQVVRPGYLPSLVFWGPPGSGKTTLARLVADQAGGAWRQLSAVTSGVADVRALVAEAQARREAGGRTVLFIDELHRFNKAQQDALLPHVEDGSITLLGATTENPYYELNAPLLSRMRVYRLEPLDAEDLTVIINRALTDAAGLSGRLSLTDDGLTALLDMSGGDARQALNVLEAAAATAPDGSALDAVALSTAAQERLLAYDRAGDGHYEAISAFIKSMRGNDPDAALYWCASMIAAGEDPTYIARRIVIAASEDVGNADPRALQIAVAAMQAVEMIGLPEAQYALAQAASYIAAAPKSNRAGAGYWAALADVEEKGRLPVPLHLRPGTHRRLAREQGHGKGYRYPHDFPGADVDQQYLPDALLGRVYYEPSDQGMEAQIGERLRRLMDARKG, encoded by the coding sequence ATGCCCCGGCGCACCCCGGTGGTCATGCCCGACCGCCCGTTATTCGAGGACCAGCCCGACCCCGGCGCACCCCTCGCCGCGCGCCTCCGACCGGCGCACCTCGAGCAATTCGTCGGCCAGCAGCATCTGGTCGGCCCCGAAGGCGCCCTCCTGCAGGTCGTGCGCCCAGGCTACCTGCCGAGCCTGGTCTTCTGGGGTCCGCCGGGGAGCGGCAAGACTACCCTTGCGCGCCTGGTCGCCGACCAGGCCGGCGGTGCCTGGCGCCAGCTCAGCGCAGTCACCAGCGGTGTCGCCGACGTCCGGGCCCTGGTCGCCGAGGCCCAGGCCCGACGCGAAGCGGGCGGGCGCACCGTCCTGTTCATCGACGAGCTGCATCGGTTCAACAAGGCCCAGCAGGATGCCCTCCTGCCTCACGTCGAGGACGGCTCCATCACGCTCCTGGGAGCCACCACCGAGAACCCGTACTACGAGCTGAATGCCCCGCTCCTGAGCCGAATGCGCGTTTATCGGCTTGAACCGCTGGACGCGGAGGACCTTACCGTCATCATCAACCGCGCTCTGACCGATGCGGCCGGCCTGTCCGGCCGCCTGTCGCTGACCGATGACGGCCTGACCGCGCTGCTCGACATGTCGGGGGGTGACGCACGCCAGGCCCTCAACGTGCTCGAGGCCGCGGCCGCGACCGCACCGGACGGGTCAGCCCTCGACGCAGTGGCCCTATCGACTGCGGCCCAGGAACGCCTGCTGGCCTACGACCGCGCCGGTGACGGGCACTACGAGGCGATCAGCGCCTTCATCAAGAGCATGCGCGGCAACGACCCCGATGCGGCCCTGTACTGGTGCGCGTCCATGATCGCCGCCGGAGAGGACCCGACCTACATCGCGCGCCGGATCGTGATCGCCGCCAGCGAGGACGTGGGCAACGCGGACCCGCGGGCGCTGCAGATAGCGGTGGCCGCCATGCAGGCGGTCGAGATGATCGGCCTGCCCGAGGCCCAGTACGCCTTGGCCCAGGCTGCCAGCTATATCGCTGCGGCGCCGAAGTCGAATCGGGCCGGGGCCGGATATTGGGCGGCGCTGGCCGACGTGGAGGAAAAAGGCCGGCTGCCAGTGCCGCTCCACCTACGCCCGGGTACCCATCGGCGGCTGGCCCGCGAGCAGGGCCATGGCAAGGGGTATCGGTACCCGCACGATTTTCCCGGCGCAGATGTCGACCAGCAGTATCTGCCCGATGCCCTGCTCGGGCGGGTCTACTACGAGCCGTCAGACCAGGGGATGGAAGCGCAGATCGGGGAGCGGCTGCGCCGGCTGATGGACGCCCGGAAGGGCTAG
- a CDS encoding DUF4446 family protein has product MADLNQWLLDNLWIVVGASALVVLGLVGALVILGRRLSKATAAYRALVHETTGTSLAGTLDAQAARVEAVDRRLAEVDGRYRLVESRSRGSLQHVGLVRFNPFEDTGSDQSFAIALLDDEQSGIVISSLHGRGGTRIFAKPVQAGQASHALSDEEQKAVRIASGGLRDAGAQRDR; this is encoded by the coding sequence GTGGCCGACCTCAACCAGTGGCTGCTCGATAACCTGTGGATCGTCGTCGGCGCATCGGCCCTGGTGGTCCTCGGGCTGGTCGGGGCACTCGTCATCCTCGGCCGCAGGCTGTCGAAGGCGACGGCCGCCTACCGGGCACTGGTGCATGAGACGACCGGGACGTCGTTGGCTGGAACCCTGGACGCCCAGGCCGCCCGAGTGGAGGCCGTGGACCGACGGCTGGCTGAGGTGGACGGCCGGTATCGGCTGGTGGAATCTCGCTCCCGCGGCAGCCTCCAGCACGTGGGGCTGGTCCGGTTCAACCCGTTCGAGGACACCGGGTCCGATCAGAGCTTCGCCATCGCGCTCCTCGACGACGAGCAGAGCGGGATCGTAATCAGCAGCCTGCACGGCAGAGGCGGGACCCGGATCTTCGCCAAGCCCGTACAAGCCGGCCAGGCCAGCCACGCCCTGTCGGACGAGGAGCAGAAGGCGGTGCGCATCGCATCTGGTGGGCTCCGAGACGCCGGCGCTCAACGCGACCGATAA
- a CDS encoding alanine--glyoxylate aminotransferase family protein, which translates to MEQNLRVPGPTPLPRAVRHAQAGPMINHRGPEFAELLRETTTGLGRLIGTGGEVFLLTGSGTGALEAAVVNTLSPGDRVLGVSIGAFGDRFAQIAEIFGADVDRLDFDWGSAADPDRLAAHLAGSEPYRAVLLTHNETSTGVTNPLRELVATVRAAPGEALVLVDGISGLGALPFEMDEWGVDLVVSASQKAFMASPGIAIAAVGERARAAEAEARMPRFYWDLGEARRWAEKGQTPWTPAVSVLYGLRVGVANLEAEGREQTWARHAAVAAGAAAGLEALAFTLVAAPEYRSATVTAAWLPDGLDWGEFGSALRSRGLVLAGGQGKWTGRILRIGHMGDVAWGEIDAALTVMAEALEAMGRPADPSAARDAGRAAYDARAGVGVT; encoded by the coding sequence ATGGAGCAGAACCTCCGTGTTCCGGGCCCCACGCCCCTCCCCCGCGCCGTTCGCCATGCGCAGGCCGGTCCGATGATCAACCACCGCGGACCGGAGTTCGCGGAGCTCCTGCGCGAGACCACGACCGGGCTGGGACGCCTGATCGGCACCGGTGGCGAGGTGTTCCTGCTCACCGGCTCGGGGACGGGGGCCCTGGAGGCGGCGGTGGTGAACACGCTGTCGCCCGGCGACCGTGTGCTGGGCGTCTCGATCGGAGCCTTCGGCGACCGGTTCGCGCAGATCGCCGAGATCTTCGGTGCCGACGTGGACCGGCTCGACTTCGACTGGGGCAGCGCCGCGGATCCGGATCGGCTGGCGGCGCACCTGGCCGGCTCGGAACCGTATCGCGCGGTGCTGCTGACGCACAACGAGACCTCGACCGGGGTGACGAACCCGCTGCGCGAGCTGGTCGCGACGGTACGCGCCGCGCCCGGAGAGGCGCTGGTCCTGGTGGACGGTATCAGCGGCCTGGGCGCCCTGCCGTTCGAGATGGACGAGTGGGGCGTGGACCTCGTGGTCAGCGCGTCGCAAAAGGCCTTCATGGCGTCGCCGGGAATCGCCATCGCCGCCGTCGGCGAGCGCGCCCGAGCGGCGGAGGCCGAGGCCCGCATGCCGCGCTTCTATTGGGACCTCGGGGAGGCCCGCCGCTGGGCGGAGAAGGGCCAAACGCCGTGGACTCCGGCCGTCAGCGTCTTGTACGGGCTGCGGGTGGGCGTCGCCAACCTCGAAGCCGAGGGCCGCGAGCAGACCTGGGCCCGCCATGCGGCCGTCGCGGCCGGGGCCGCCGCCGGTCTCGAGGCACTCGCCTTCACCCTCGTCGCCGCGCCGGAGTACCGGTCGGCGACCGTGACCGCCGCCTGGCTGCCGGACGGCCTGGACTGGGGCGAGTTCGGCTCGGCGCTCCGAAGCCGCGGCCTGGTCCTGGCCGGCGGCCAGGGCAAATGGACCGGGCGGATCCTGCGCATCGGCCACATGGGCGACGTCGCCTGGGGGGAGATCGACGCCGCCCTGACCGTGATGGCCGAAGCCCTGGAGGCCATGGGCCGGCCGGCGGACCCGTCTGCGGCCCGCGATGCCGGGCGGGCGGCCTACGACGCCCGGGCCGGCGTGGGAGTCACCTAG
- a CDS encoding response regulator has translation MAGERIRLLMIEDVPQVASHVRSLLVAQTQIQVVEVIGDGDRALAAVGDFRPDVVIIDWLLQGRVSGAKAASSIRQAHPEVGIIVLTVPQEPITEDPAQGIDAVLRMPLAGFDLTTIIRRIAEERVTATSGAGAQMVSLFSPKGGVGRTTLAYNLAVALAGEEPVCLVDGSLQFSDLRGLLRAPANALSILDLPTDKIRDSDVSEVMWRDPSGIDVLLAPPRVEMAEMITTRDIEKSLSLLRRLYGHVVIDTRAGLTDEVLAFLDASDLVLQILTFDAMAVRALAMANEAFAAIGYPPSKMAVVLNRADASGGITREEVEEVLGQHIDFEIVSDGHLVLAANNEGVPFVSASPDAQISKGVRSIAAALSARRRTPALSVATR, from the coding sequence GTGGCAGGCGAGCGAATCCGGCTCTTGATGATCGAGGACGTGCCCCAAGTGGCGTCGCACGTCCGATCCCTGCTGGTCGCCCAGACCCAGATCCAGGTGGTCGAGGTTATCGGCGACGGGGATCGCGCGCTGGCCGCGGTCGGCGATTTCCGCCCCGACGTCGTGATTATCGACTGGCTGCTCCAGGGCCGGGTCAGCGGGGCCAAGGCCGCGTCCAGCATCCGGCAGGCCCATCCCGAGGTGGGGATCATCGTGCTCACCGTCCCGCAGGAGCCCATCACCGAGGATCCGGCACAGGGGATCGACGCCGTCCTCCGCATGCCGCTGGCCGGTTTCGACCTCACCACCATCATCCGCCGCATCGCCGAGGAACGGGTCACCGCCACGTCCGGTGCCGGGGCGCAAATGGTGAGCCTGTTCTCGCCCAAGGGTGGGGTGGGCCGGACGACGCTTGCCTACAACCTGGCCGTGGCCCTGGCGGGCGAAGAGCCGGTGTGCCTAGTCGACGGTTCGCTCCAGTTCTCGGACCTGCGCGGCCTGCTGCGAGCCCCGGCCAACGCGCTTTCCATCCTCGACCTGCCGACCGACAAGATCCGCGATAGCGACGTGTCGGAGGTCATGTGGCGCGATCCGTCCGGCATCGACGTCCTGCTCGCGCCGCCGCGGGTCGAGATGGCCGAGATGATCACCACCCGCGACATCGAGAAGTCGTTGTCCCTCCTCCGGCGCCTGTATGGCCACGTCGTGATTGACACACGTGCCGGGCTGACCGATGAGGTGCTCGCGTTCCTGGACGCCTCCGACCTGGTCCTCCAGATACTGACCTTCGACGCCATGGCGGTACGGGCCCTGGCCATGGCCAACGAGGCCTTCGCGGCCATCGGCTATCCCCCGTCCAAGATGGCGGTGGTCCTCAACCGAGCCGATGCGTCGGGCGGCATCACTCGGGAGGAGGTTGAGGAGGTCCTCGGCCAGCACATCGACTTCGAGATCGTGTCGGATGGCCACCTCGTGCTGGCCGCCAACAACGAGGGCGTGCCGTTCGTGTCGGCCAGTCCCGACGCCCAGATCTCCAAGGGCGTCCGCAGCATCGCGGCCGCCCTGTCGGCCCGACGCCGGACCCCGGCCCTGTCGGTGGCTACCCGCTGA
- a CDS encoding class I SAM-dependent methyltransferase, producing the protein MTPGPDPASGDPFGGQATDADQLAEIYDLEHDAVIEDRAFYRELTRRVRGAVLDLGCGSGRLFGTFLDGRASRIVGVDASAAMLRRARARIAADPRLAEADAEGRIELVLGDVRSVRRPERFGLIVAAGVLPHLDGPEDAARLLARAARLLTPRGLLVLDDLGPGALPAGDMPLAVDWVIESEGRRFTRRSQLVRRDAPEGLRIALSTVVDRQDPDGTIARLPASFRLWYPFPDIVSRLVEAAGLAVAATHGSHDPEAYSAESERLIVLSRRIRHRSARRGMELG; encoded by the coding sequence GTGACCCCCGGCCCCGACCCGGCGTCCGGCGATCCGTTCGGCGGGCAGGCCACAGACGCCGACCAGCTGGCCGAGATCTACGACCTCGAGCACGATGCTGTTATCGAGGACCGGGCTTTCTACCGTGAGCTCACTCGGCGGGTACGAGGGGCGGTGCTGGACCTCGGCTGCGGATCTGGTCGGCTGTTCGGAACGTTCCTCGACGGCCGCGCCAGCCGCATCGTCGGCGTGGATGCATCGGCGGCAATGCTTCGTCGCGCGCGGGCCCGCATCGCAGCGGACCCGCGCCTGGCGGAAGCCGACGCGGAAGGCCGGATCGAGCTGGTCCTCGGCGACGTCCGATCCGTCCGGCGCCCGGAGCGCTTCGGGTTGATCGTCGCTGCGGGTGTGCTGCCGCACCTCGACGGCCCGGAGGATGCGGCCCGGCTTCTGGCACGAGCCGCGCGGCTCCTCACCCCGCGTGGCCTGCTCGTGCTGGACGACCTGGGGCCGGGGGCGTTGCCGGCGGGCGACATGCCGCTGGCGGTGGACTGGGTCATCGAGTCTGAGGGCCGTCGCTTCACGCGGAGGAGCCAGCTCGTGCGCCGCGATGCACCCGAAGGGCTCAGGATCGCCCTGTCGACCGTGGTGGACCGACAGGACCCCGATGGTACGATAGCGCGGCTTCCGGCCAGTTTCCGCCTCTGGTACCCCTTTCCTGACATCGTCTCGCGGCTGGTTGAGGCCGCGGGACTCGCTGTCGCCGCGACCCACGGGTCCCACGACCCGGAGGCGTATTCGGCCGAGAGCGAGCGCCTGATCGTCCTCAGCCGGCGTATCCGGCACCGGTCAGCGCGACGTGGAATGGAACTCGGATGA
- a CDS encoding ATP-dependent DNA helicase, whose product MAAVVPSPNQIPIFEELVGPPAPRRRHLRVQPPLLADLTARQRRAVTWGDGPLLVVAGAGTGKTTVLTRRIAWLIAEQRAKPSQILALTFTERAAAEMQERVDQLVPYGYADSVICTFHAFGDRLIREHGFGAGLSDQVAVMSRPEQVTFLREHLDELPLDRYRPLGDPTRFLSMLATHFSRARDEDASPAQYRAAAERIAARAAADPDDAALAEEAARQQELAAAYETYEQLLRAANRIDFGDQVSLALGLLRDHPDILETERGRYRYILVDEFQDTNHAQFELVKLLAPAPSGNVTVVGDDDQSIYRFRGAALSNILGYRAAYPKTGRVVLTDNFRSPQAVLDAAYRLIRHNDPDRLEVRERIDKHLRARGPTKRVAPDAPEVSSLAFATTSDEADAVAERITASIATGRRAGDHAILVRGNRDADPYLRALSLRRIPWRFSGTAGLYRQPEVRVLLSFLRALNDSEDSVSLFDLATSDIFGLAPDQASRVLNRASRRHLGLEVALRQGLADPAQATLRGAPAAIAQRLLAALDAHRELAARLDAGEILYRFVTSTGWLARLALEARESGPERLQNVARLFEILRRASAVLRDPRLPFLVARLDTFIQAGDDPATADADLEATEAVHVLTCHKAKGLEFPIVFMVGMAQDRFPTRTRREPVDLPDELVREVAIDGDYHLAEERRLCYVGMTRARERLTMTWARDEGERPRRPSQFLLEALDVGPALPADILRPNPMERIERLRPPTEVGPVRSVEAPRPGLVEEPLTLSYGQVSDYTDCPARYRYAHLIRLPTPVSHPLVVGRALHAAVQAFHRTKMGGSVMPLEELHAELDRHWESTGFVTRAHEDARRASARAALTRFWNEQQASPAPVIGVEQEFAFRFGPDRVRGRIDRIDRDPDGAIGVVDYKSGDVRDPATATRRSRESLQLAMYALAWESEHGRPPDRLALHFLESGEVGLSQATPARLEKARSQIASTAAGIRAKRFDANPGPMRCASCPFRTICPDAAR is encoded by the coding sequence GTGGCTGCCGTCGTCCCCTCACCCAACCAGATCCCGATCTTCGAGGAGCTGGTGGGGCCGCCCGCACCCCGCCGACGCCACCTTCGTGTCCAGCCACCGCTTCTTGCCGACCTGACCGCTCGCCAGCGGCGGGCGGTGACGTGGGGCGACGGCCCGCTGCTGGTGGTGGCCGGGGCGGGCACCGGCAAGACGACGGTCCTCACCCGCCGCATTGCGTGGCTCATCGCCGAGCAGCGAGCCAAACCCTCCCAGATCCTGGCCCTGACCTTCACCGAGCGGGCCGCGGCCGAGATGCAGGAACGGGTCGACCAGCTCGTTCCGTATGGCTACGCCGATTCGGTGATCTGCACCTTCCACGCCTTCGGGGACCGTCTGATCCGGGAGCACGGGTTCGGGGCCGGGCTGTCGGACCAGGTGGCGGTCATGTCCCGTCCGGAGCAGGTGACGTTCCTGCGCGAGCATCTGGATGAGCTGCCCCTGGACCGATACCGCCCGCTCGGGGATCCGACCCGCTTCTTGTCGATGCTGGCCACGCACTTTTCGCGGGCGCGCGATGAGGACGCGTCCCCGGCCCAGTACCGCGCGGCCGCGGAGCGAATCGCGGCCCGCGCCGCCGCAGACCCCGACGACGCAGCGCTGGCCGAGGAGGCGGCCCGCCAGCAGGAGCTTGCGGCGGCCTATGAGACGTACGAGCAGCTCCTGCGCGCGGCGAATCGGATCGACTTCGGCGACCAGGTCAGCCTGGCCCTTGGCCTCCTGCGCGACCACCCGGACATCCTGGAAACGGAGCGAGGTCGCTATCGGTACATCCTGGTCGACGAATTCCAGGACACGAACCATGCCCAGTTCGAGCTCGTGAAGCTGCTGGCGCCGGCCCCGTCAGGCAACGTCACCGTGGTCGGCGACGACGACCAGAGCATCTACCGCTTCCGGGGCGCAGCCCTGTCGAACATTCTTGGCTACCGGGCCGCCTACCCAAAGACCGGCAGGGTGGTGCTGACCGACAACTTCCGATCGCCCCAGGCGGTGCTGGACGCGGCGTATCGGCTCATCCGCCACAACGACCCCGATCGGCTCGAGGTCCGCGAACGGATCGACAAGCATCTGCGGGCACGCGGCCCGACGAAGCGGGTCGCGCCAGACGCGCCGGAGGTGAGCAGCCTCGCGTTCGCCACCACGTCCGACGAGGCCGACGCAGTGGCTGAGCGCATCACGGCCTCCATCGCCACCGGCCGGCGGGCAGGCGACCACGCCATCCTGGTCCGGGGCAACCGCGACGCGGATCCCTACCTGCGCGCGCTCAGCCTGCGGCGCATTCCGTGGCGCTTCAGCGGCACGGCAGGCCTGTACCGCCAGCCCGAGGTCCGCGTCCTGCTCAGCTTCCTGCGCGCGCTCAATGACTCCGAGGACTCGGTCAGCCTGTTCGACCTGGCCACCTCGGACATCTTCGGCCTCGCGCCCGACCAGGCCAGCCGCGTCCTGAACCGGGCGTCGCGCCGCCACCTCGGCCTGGAGGTCGCGCTGCGGCAAGGGCTGGCTGACCCGGCCCAAGCCACCCTGCGCGGAGCACCGGCCGCCATCGCTCAGCGCCTGCTCGCCGCCCTGGACGCCCATCGCGAGCTGGCGGCCCGGCTGGATGCCGGCGAGATCCTGTACCGGTTCGTGACCTCCACCGGGTGGCTGGCGCGATTGGCGCTCGAGGCCCGGGAAAGTGGTCCCGAACGGCTCCAGAACGTCGCCCGCCTCTTCGAAATCCTGCGCCGCGCGTCGGCCGTCCTTCGCGACCCGCGACTGCCGTTCCTCGTCGCCCGGCTGGATACGTTCATCCAGGCCGGCGACGACCCCGCGACGGCCGACGCGGACCTGGAGGCCACCGAGGCGGTCCACGTCCTGACCTGCCACAAGGCCAAGGGCCTCGAGTTTCCGATCGTGTTCATGGTCGGCATGGCCCAGGACCGATTCCCGACCCGCACGCGGCGCGAGCCGGTCGACCTGCCCGATGAGCTCGTCCGCGAGGTCGCAATCGACGGCGACTACCACCTCGCCGAGGAGCGGCGCCTGTGCTACGTGGGCATGACGCGGGCCCGCGAGAGGCTGACCATGACCTGGGCCCGCGATGAAGGGGAGCGCCCGCGGCGGCCGAGCCAGTTCCTGCTCGAGGCCCTGGACGTGGGGCCCGCTCTTCCGGCCGACATCCTGCGGCCCAACCCGATGGAACGGATCGAGCGCCTCCGCCCGCCCACCGAGGTCGGGCCGGTGCGTTCGGTGGAGGCCCCGCGCCCCGGGTTGGTCGAGGAACCGCTCACCTTGAGCTACGGCCAGGTCAGCGACTACACCGATTGCCCGGCCCGCTACCGCTACGCCCACCTGATTCGCCTGCCCACCCCGGTCAGCCATCCACTGGTCGTGGGCCGTGCCCTCCACGCCGCGGTCCAGGCCTTCCACCGGACCAAGATGGGCGGATCCGTGATGCCGCTCGAGGAGCTCCACGCCGAGCTCGATCGGCACTGGGAGTCCACCGGGTTCGTGACCCGGGCCCACGAAGATGCGCGCCGCGCCTCGGCCCGCGCCGCCCTGACTCGCTTCTGGAACGAGCAGCAGGCATCCCCGGCTCCGGTCATCGGCGTCGAGCAGGAGTTCGCCTTTCGGTTCGGTCCGGACCGGGTCCGGGGACGGATCGACCGCATCGACCGCGATCCGGATGGCGCGATCGGCGTGGTCGACTACAAATCGGGCGATGTCCGCGACCCCGCGACGGCGACGCGCCGCTCGCGCGAGTCGCTCCAGCTGGCGATGTATGCCCTGGCCTGGGAATCCGAGCACGGGCGACCGCCGGACCGGCTCGCGCTGCACTTCCTCGAATCGGGGGAAGTGGGCCTCAGCCAGGCAACCCCCGCCCGTCTGGAGAAGGCCCGGTCCCAGATCGCGTCCACCGCCGCCGGGATTCGGGCCAAGCGCTTCGATGCCAACCCGGGACCGATGCGCTGTGCGTCCTGCCCGTTCCGTACCATCTGTCCTGACGCGGCGCGGTGA